Proteins encoded within one genomic window of Rhododendron vialii isolate Sample 1 chromosome 1a, ASM3025357v1:
- the LOC131317794 gene encoding uncharacterized protein LOC131317794, giving the protein MHDYHVFRECVYGRGKHMFPHPPNGKYYLVDSGYPNSDGYLAPYKGYTYQLEDFRRSQKRHMDPYEYFNRWHSSLRSAIGRTFGVWKSRWRMMKETSTYPLRIHKLFVIASMAIHNYIIRNSVHDDELEEAIWKDERYVF; this is encoded by the exons ATGCACGATTACCACGTATTCAGAGAATGTGTTTACGGCAGGGGCAAACATATGTTTCCCCATCCGCCAAACG GTAAATACTACTTGGTGGACAGTGGCTATCCAAATAGCGACGGATATCTCGCACCATACAAAGGCTACACGTACCAACTAGAAGACTTTAGGCGTTCACAAAAACGGCATATGGATCCGTACGAATATTTTAATAGGTGGCACTCATCACTTCGTTCTGCAATTGGGCGGACATTTGGGGTGTGGAAAAGTCGGTGGAGAATGATGAAGGAGACCTCAACTTATCCACTTCGCATTCATAAGCTGTTTGTTATTGCTTCCATGGCAATACACAACTACATTATACGGAATTCTGTACACGATGACGAATTGGAAGAAGCGATCTGGAAGGACGAGAGGTACGTGTTCTAG